In Streptomyces sp. 71268, the DNA window ACCACGCTGACCATCGTGCACCTGGCCTACGCCGAACCCGCCCAGCGGGCCCGCGCGCTCGGCCTGTGGAGCATGGTCGGGGCGGTCGGCGCGGCGGCCGGCACCGTGTTCGGCGGGCTGCTCACCGACTCGTTCGGCTGGCGCTGGGTCTTCCTCGTCAAGGTGCCCATCGGCGTCGTGGTGCTCGCCGTCGCCTGGCGCGCGCTCGCCCCACGGCCCCGTACGGACGCCCCGCGCGAGCCGCTGGACCTGCTCGGCGCGTCCCTGGTGACCTGCGGGCTCGCCGCCCTCGTCTACGGTGTCGTCGCCTTCGGCGAGCCGGCCGGCACGGCGCGGGCGGTGGCGTTCTCGGCCGCCGCCGTCGTCCTGCTCGCCCTCTTCGTGGTCCGCCAGCACCGGTGGGCCCGCAGCCCGCTGATGCCGCTGCGGATCTTCGGGCACCGCGCGGTCAGCGCCGCCAACGCCGTGATGTTCTGCCTGGGCGTCGGCTACCTCGCCAGCCCCGTGGTGCTCTCGCTCTACCTCCAGCACGTGCTGGACTACTCGCCCTCACGCGCCGGGCTCGGCTTCCTGCCCACTGCCCTCGCCGTGATGGTCGGCGCGCAGGTCACGGGGTGGATGACCACCCACTGGGGAACCCGGCGCACCGCCAGCCTCGGCCTCTGTCTGGTCACCGCCGGCTTCCTGCTGCTCGTACGGCTCGGCCCCGACACGGCGTTCTGGCCCACCATCGTGGTCCCGCTGCTGCTGGTCGGCCTCGGCGCGGGCGTGGCCTTCACACCGATCACCGTGGCGGCCACCAGCAGCGCCCCGCCCGCCCTGACCGGGCTCGCCTCCGGGCTGCTCAACACCACGCGCCAGGTCAGCACGGCGCTCGGGATCGCGGTCCTGACAGCGGTGGCGAACGCGCTCGGCGGGGCCAACGGGTACGGCGTGGCCTTCCTCATCGCCGGCCTGCTCGCCGCGCTCGCCACGGCCGGGGCGGCGACGCTGCTGCCCAAGGGGCGCGGTTAGCGGCCCGGGCCCGGGCCGGTCGAACCCGAACGCGAGCCCGGACCCGAGCCCGGACCCCGGAAAGCGGCGGGGCCGCGCGCGGCCCGCTCGGCGGTCGGCCGACGCCGGCGGCTCCGACATGACAGGCTGGGCGCCGAGCCCGGGCACCAGGCGGGCGGGAACACGAGGTGAGACGACGCGTGCAGTGGCCCCGATGGAAGACCGTGGGCGGCACCCTGCTGCGGGTGACGGTGGTGTGGGCGGTCAGCACGCTGACCATGCTCGCCCTCGCCGGCATCCTGCCCGACTTCCGGCTCCAGTCGGCCGACGGCGACAGCACCACCCGGATCGCCGTCACGGCCGCCTCCGGCGCGGGCGCCTTCGGCGTACTCAGCGCGCTGGTCTGGCCGGCACTGGTGCGCGCCCTGTTGCTGGTGCCCGCCTTCGTCCTCGGCCTCCTCGTCTTCTTCCTCAACGGCTCGCTGCTGCTGGTCGCCCTCAGCCTGATACCCGACGGGCGCGGCCAGGTGGAGCCGGAGACCGCCGTCGTCGTGGCCGCCGTCATGTCGGCCGCCTCCTCCGCGACGAGCACGGCCCTGGCCGTACGCGACGACGGCGCCTACCGCCGCCGGCTGGCCCGGCTCGCCTACCGCAGGCACCGCCGTGGCGGCCTGCCCGGCGCCCCGCCCTGGCGCGGCCGACCCGTCACCGGCCGCGCCCGGCCCGGAGCCCCGGCCACCGCCCCCGGCACGGTCTTCCTGCAACTCGACGGCGTCGGCCACGACCTGCTGCGGGCCGCCCTGCGCGAGCGCCCCGCGACCCGTGGCCGGACCAGACCCCGGCCGCCGCTCATGGAGACCCTCGCCGCCTGGGAGGGCACCACCCACACCCTCACCCGCTGGCGCACCGACTGGTCCAGCCAGACCGGCGCCAGCCAACTGGGCATCCTGCACGGCTCCACCGAGGACGTGCCCGCCTTCCGCTGGTACGAGAAGGACACCGGCGAGCTGATGATCAGCAACCGCCCCACCAGCGCCGCCGAACTCCAGCGCCGCGCCGCCGCCCGCGCCGGCCACCCGGGCCTGCTCGCCAAGGACGGCGCCAGCCGGGGCAACCTGTTCACCGGCGGCGCCGACCAACTCGCCCTCGTCCTGTCGGTCGCCGGCCGACGCGGCAAGCACAACCGCTCCCGGGCCGGCTACTTCGCCTACTTCTCCGACCCCGCCAACGCCACCCGCACCGCGGGCTCCTTCATCGCCGAGGTCTGCCGCGAGATCGGCCAGTCCACCCGCGCCAAGCTGCGCCGCGAACGGCCCCGGGTGCGCCGCGGCGGGCTCTACCCCTTCATCCGCGCCTTCGCCACCGTCGTCGAACGCGACGTCGTCGTGGCCGCCGTCATCGGCGACATGCTCGCCGGACGCGGCGCCGTCTACGCCGACCTGGTCGCCTACGACGAGGTCGCCCACCACTCGGGCCCGTACAGCCGCGACACCCACCAGGTGCTGCGCCGCCTCGACCGCAGCATCAAGCTGATCGCCAAGGCCGCCCGGCACGCGCCCCGCGACTACCGCTTCGTGCTCCTGTCCGACCACGGCCAGACCCCCGGCGAGACCTTCGCGGCGCAGTACGGGCTCACCCTGGAGGACCTGGTACGGGCCGGCTGCGGGCTGCCGGTCTCGCGCCGCGCCGAGCGCACCCGCAGCGGAGCGGAGGCCCGCGCGGCGGCCCGCGTCGCGCTGCACCGGCCCGAGAAGGCGCACGAACACGAGCAGGCGCCCGCCGGCGCACCGCCCGCGGGCCCCGACACGACCGCCACCACCCCCGGGCCGCGCCCCCGCGCCCCCGGCCCCGATGACAGGTCCACCCGCCGCCGGACCCCTCGCCACACTCCCCGCCACCGACCCCGCCGAGCCACCCTCCACCCCCGCCGAGTCGCAGCGCCGGCGGGGCCGGTCCGGACCGCTCGTGCTCGGCTCGGGCAACCTGGGCCTGATCTCCTTCCCGGACGTGCCGCATCGGATGACCCGCGAGGAGATCGACCGCCGCCACCCCGCCCTGCTGCACGCCCTGGCCGAGCACCCCGGCATCGGGTTCCTCCTCGTACGGTCGGCCGCGCACGGCCCGGTGGTGCTCGGCGCGCACGGCGGCGAACACCACCTCGCCACCGGGCACGTCGTCGGCGCCAGCCCGCTGGCCCCGTTCGGCCCCGGCGCCGCGGCGGCCGTGCTGCGCACCGACGGCTTCCCGCACGTCGCCGACATCATGGTCAACTCCGCCTACGACCCGCGCACCGGCGAGGTGCACGCCTTCGAGGACCAGATCGGCTCGCACGGCGGCCTCGGCGGCGACCAGTCCCACGCCTTCCTGCTGTGGCCGAGCGAACTGTCCCCGCCCACCGCCGACGGCACGGAACTGGTCGGGGCCGAACGTGTCCACCAGGTCCTGCGCCGCTGGCTCGCGGAGGCGGAGCGGCTCGCCGACGCGGACCGGCTCCCGGCAGCGGAACAGCTCGCGGAGCCGGTGGACGAATCCTCGGTCGCACCCCGTGTGACCGGCGCTTTTTCCACGACGGAGCCCGTCGTACAGGACAAATCGCGCTGATTTTGCGAGCCGCTCCCGGTCCCTGACCATATTGCGCGGTCCGTCCCGTCCGACACCTTCGGGCGATGTGCGCGACCCGCACCGAGAGGCTCACCCCCCATGCACGACCGCCACTCCCGCCGCTTCGGCCTGCCCACCGCGACCGCCCTGGTCATGGGCAACATCATCGGCGGCGGCATCTTCCTGCTGCCCGCCCTCGTCGCCCCGTACGGCACCGTCAGCCTGGTCGCGTTCGTGGTGCTGACCGCTGGCGCGCTCGCGCTGGCCCTGGTCTTCGGGAAGCTGGCCCAGCGCGACCCGCGCACCGGCGGCCCCTACGTGTACGCGCGGGCGGCCTTCGGCGACTTCGCCGGCTTCCTGGCCGCCTGGAGCTACTGGATCACCACCTGGGTCAGCAACGCGGCCCTGGCGGTGGCGGCCGTCGGCTACCTCGACGTGCTGGTCCCGGTGCACGGCGCGACCTGGCGGACCGTGCTGGCCGCGCTGGTCATCCTCTGGCTGCCCGCGCTCGCGAACCTGGCCGGCACCCGGTACGTCGGCGCGGTGCAACTCGTCTCGACGGTGCTGAAGTTCGCGCCGCTGCTGCTGGTCGCGATCGGCGGCCTCGTCTTCTTCGACCCGGACAACCTCGGCCCGTTCCAGGCCGGCGACCAGGGCCTGACCGGCAGCGTCTCGGCCGCGGCGGCGATCCTGCTGTTCAGCTACCTCGGCGTGGAGTCGGCCGCGATGAGCGCCGGCGAGGTACGCGACCCGCGCCGCAACGTCGGCCGCGCCACCGTCCTCGGCACGCTCGGCGCCGCACTGGTCTACCTCCTCGGCACGCTCGCGGTCTTCGGCACCGTCACCCACGCGGACCTGGTGGACTCCACGGCGCCGTTCTCGGACTCCGTGAACGCCATGTTCGGCGGCGACTGGGGCGGCGTCGTCATCGCCTGCGCCGCGCTCGTCTCCATGACCGGCGCGCTCAACGGCTGGACCCTGATGAGCGCCCAGGCACCGTACGCGGCGGCGCGCGACGGCCTGTTCCCCGCGGCGTTCCTGCGCAGGCGGCGCGGCGTGCCGACCACCGGCGTACTCGTCGGGACCGTACTGGCCTCCCTACTCACCGTCGCCGCCTACACGCTGGGCACCGGCGGCGCCTTCGAGATGCTGGTCCTGGTCACCACCTTCACCGCCACCGTCCCCTACCTCCTGGCGACCGCCGCCCAGCTCTACTTCCTCCTCTCCGGCCAGCGCGACCGCGTCCGCCCCGCCCGCCTGACCCGCGACGCGGCCCTGGCCCTGACCGCCTTCGGCTTCTCCCTGTGGCTGGTCGCCGGCGCCGGCTACGCGGCGGTCTACCAGGGCGTGCTGTTCCTGTTCGCGGGCGTCCTGGTGTACGTGTGGCTGGCGGCCCGGCGTACGCGGACGGGCTCGCCCGCCGGCACGGAGCCCGCGAGCGCGGCGCCCCTCGCCGAGCCACCGGGCCAGGCACCGGCCGGCCAGGCGCCGGCCGATCAGGTACCGGCCGGGGTGGGCGCGGGCGGCGGCAGGACGTGACCCGCGCGCGGGCCGGCCGCCGGTACGCCGCGCGCGCCGGGGCTCAGGGCGCGCCGGTGCGGACGGCGCTGGTCGCCAGGGTGGTGTAGCGCATCGTGAAGTGACCCCCGAGCGCGTCGACGGCCTCGCCCACCGCGCCCAGGACCTCGGTCAGTTGGTCGGCGGAGAGCCGGGTGAGCCCGCCGGTGGTGGGAAGCAGCTCCAGCCACTGCGCGCGGGTGTAGGTCCGCTCCCAGTCGAAGCGCCACTGCTCGGGCTCGGTGAACCGCCCCGTCCCACGGATCGTGTCGGCGATCCGCGCGTACCCCGCCCGGTACGACTCCAGCGCCCGCCGCGCCGGCTGCTGTCCGAACGGGGAGTCGGGCGCCACCCGCCGGTAGGCGGCCGCGAACGCCTCGGCCACCTCGGCGGGCGGCTCGAAGACGTGCCCGAAGATCGCCAGGCGCCCCCTCGGGCGCAGCACGTCGGCCGCCTTAACGGCGCCGGCGACCGGGTCCACCCAGTGCCACGCCTGGGCGGCGACCACCGCGTCGAACGCCCGCCCCGCCGGCTCCCAGGACTCGAAGGTCGCCACCTCCACCGGCAGGCCGCGAGCCCGCGCGAACTCGGCCATCCGCGCGTCCGGCTCGACCCCGAGCACGGTGCCGCCGGCGGCCTGGAACTGCCGGGCCGCGATCCCCGTGCCGCACCCGACATCCAGCACCTCGGGCCCCGGGCTCCCGGCGACGATCCGCGCCACCAGGTCATCGGGGTACGCGGGCCGGGCCCGGTCGTAACGCTCGGCCTGCGCACCGAACGACTCGGCCACCTGTCGCGCCTGGTGCGGGCGCGCTGGCTCTGACTGCTCTCGCGGTAAAGTGGGCATGCGGTCACTCTAGTGGGCAAGCGCCCACGCGTGCCAAGGGTGCGTACGTGACCAGGGCCTATACGGGGCATACGCCCGCGCATGGCAAGGTGCCCACACGGGGCGCGGGCCCACACGGGGTGGGTGCCACGTGCGGCCAGTGCCCGCACGCCGACGGGTGCCAGGAGACTGGCGTGGGAGAGGACCGGTACGTGCCGACCGGAGTGCACCTTCGCGATGCGCGACAGCAGTTGTTCGACGCCGCCGAACGCGTGCTGCTACGCGCCGGCCCCACCGGGCTGACCAGCCGGGCCGTCACGGACGAGGCGGGCTGCGCCAAGGGCGTCCTGCACCGACACTTCACCGACTTCGACGGCTTCCTCGCCGAGCTGGTGCTCGACCGGGCCGCGCGGCTTGAGGCGCGGGCGCACGCGCTGCGCGAGGCCGCCGGCACCGGCACGGTGGCCGACAACCTCACCGCCGCGCTGACCACCCTGTTCGAGCCCGTCCCGGTGGCGATCATCCCGCTCATCACCTTCCGCGACGAGCTGCGCGCCCGCCTCCGGCAGGCCAGGCCCGGAGGCGGCATCGCGATCCTCGCGGAGGTCACGACGGCGGTCTCCGCCTACCTGGCCGACGAGCGCGCCAGGGGCCGCGTCGCGCCCGACGCCGACCTCGACTCCCTCACCCTCTCCCTGGTCGGCGGCGGCCACCTCCTCTTCGCCGACCGCGACCCGGGCCCACCGGCCGAGGCCACCGTGCGCCGGCTCGTGGTGTCGGTGCTGGCGGGGCACGTCAGGGGGGACGGGTAGCCGTACCGCCCTTGCCCGCACGGCGCCCGCCCGTCGGTGAGCCTCCGCAAGGAGTCCCTTCGCTCAGGCCGTCGAGCCGCCGTCCACGACCAGGTCGGCGCCGACCGTGGAGGCGGCGTCGTCCGAGGCGAGGTAGAGCACCGCGGCGGCGATCTCCTCGGTACGGGCCACCCGGCCGTTGGGTACCTGCTGCCGCATCCGCTCGGCCTTCGCCTCCGGGCTCTCGCCCGGCAGCGTGGACATCGAGGTGTCCGTGGAGCCCGGGCTCACCGCGTTGACACGTACGCCGTCGGCGATGTGGTCGAGGGCGGCGTTGCGGGTCAGCGCGCTGACGGCGGCCTTGCTCGCGACGTACGCGGCCATGTTGCGGCGGCGCGAGTGGGCGCCGAGCCGGGAGGCGATGTTGACGATGGCGCCGCCACCGTGCGCGCGCATGTGCTGGATCTCGTGCTTGAGCGACAGCCAGACGCCGGTCACGTTGACGTCCACGACGCGTCGCCAGTCCTCCTCGCTCACGTCGGCGACCGGGGTCGCGGGCAGGAT includes these proteins:
- a CDS encoding TetR/AcrR family transcriptional regulator, with protein sequence MPTGVHLRDARQQLFDAAERVLLRAGPTGLTSRAVTDEAGCAKGVLHRHFTDFDGFLAELVLDRAARLEARAHALREAAGTGTVADNLTAALTTLFEPVPVAIIPLITFRDELRARLRQARPGGGIAILAEVTTAVSAYLADERARGRVAPDADLDSLTLSLVGGGHLLFADRDPGPPAEATVRRLVVSVLAGHVRGDG
- a CDS encoding MFS transporter, with translation MSPRAVSGVFTSRVFTKGGAPGASATPRAGGTAPPWLLMLLSCGAQFLVVLDATIVSVALPPVATALGFTTSSVGWVVNAYTLAFAGFLLLGGRLADLVGTRTVFLTGLGVFTAASLWCGLATAPWHLVTARAVQGLGGALLMPTTLTIVHLAYAEPAQRARALGLWSMVGAVGAAAGTVFGGLLTDSFGWRWVFLVKVPIGVVVLAVAWRALAPRPRTDAPREPLDLLGASLVTCGLAALVYGVVAFGEPAGTARAVAFSAAAVVLLALFVVRQHRWARSPLMPLRIFGHRAVSAANAVMFCLGVGYLASPVVLSLYLQHVLDYSPSRAGLGFLPTALAVMVGAQVTGWMTTHWGTRRTASLGLCLVTAGFLLLVRLGPDTAFWPTIVVPLLLVGLGAGVAFTPITVAATSSAPPALTGLASGLLNTTRQVSTALGIAVLTAVANALGGANGYGVAFLIAGLLAALATAGAATLLPKGRG
- a CDS encoding class I SAM-dependent methyltransferase; translated protein: MPTLPREQSEPARPHQARQVAESFGAQAERYDRARPAYPDDLVARIVAGSPGPEVLDVGCGTGIAARQFQAAGGTVLGVEPDARMAEFARARGLPVEVATFESWEPAGRAFDAVVAAQAWHWVDPVAGAVKAADVLRPRGRLAIFGHVFEPPAEVAEAFAAAYRRVAPDSPFGQQPARRALESYRAGYARIADTIRGTGRFTEPEQWRFDWERTYTRAQWLELLPTTGGLTRLSADQLTEVLGAVGEAVDALGGHFTMRYTTLATSAVRTGAP
- a CDS encoding amino acid permease yields the protein MHDRHSRRFGLPTATALVMGNIIGGGIFLLPALVAPYGTVSLVAFVVLTAGALALALVFGKLAQRDPRTGGPYVYARAAFGDFAGFLAAWSYWITTWVSNAALAVAAVGYLDVLVPVHGATWRTVLAALVILWLPALANLAGTRYVGAVQLVSTVLKFAPLLLVAIGGLVFFDPDNLGPFQAGDQGLTGSVSAAAAILLFSYLGVESAAMSAGEVRDPRRNVGRATVLGTLGAALVYLLGTLAVFGTVTHADLVDSTAPFSDSVNAMFGGDWGGVVIACAALVSMTGALNGWTLMSAQAPYAAARDGLFPAAFLRRRRGVPTTGVLVGTVLASLLTVAAYTLGTGGAFEMLVLVTTFTATVPYLLATAAQLYFLLSGQRDRVRPARLTRDAALALTAFGFSLWLVAGAGYAAVYQGVLFLFAGVLVYVWLAARRTRTGSPAGTEPASAAPLAEPPGQAPAGQAPADQVPAGVGAGGGRT
- a CDS encoding glucose 1-dehydrogenase; amino-acid sequence: MAARFTGKTALVTGGGTGIGRAVAVALAAEGARVVVAGRTAESLKETVDLIERAGGVAAAITADVTRGPDVERLVRETVERFDGLHVAVNNAGLILPATPVADVSEEDWRRVVDVNVTGVWLSLKHEIQHMRAHGGGAIVNIASRLGAHSRRRNMAAYVASKAAVSALTRNAALDHIADGVRVNAVSPGSTDTSMSTLPGESPEAKAERMRQQVPNGRVARTEEIAAAVLYLASDDAASTVGADLVVDGGSTA